In Labrus bergylta chromosome 6, fLabBer1.1, whole genome shotgun sequence, the following proteins share a genomic window:
- the mpnd gene encoding MPN domain-containing protein, translating to MPNSAGASVAKCTREICPELNLTAASAPKKEQLFTELDLKALSDAFRDMDSEPPSSPQVVEDGGEEDEEELSGGEEADLRSSSGRGSLLTRRGITLRVLLKDGLVEPGDGVLAIHYLGKNFVGDLLTDGKIRWVETGQIFNSPSAWATHCKRLVNPAKKSGCGWASVRYRGQKLVQYKTTWLHKYQPSADMSLVSEEDDDEDEEEGKTAVHTDEKNKNSKPGLHDIMVSRRSDRERIPVRYCTLGTRDATRDPHTLVELSAFSAINRFQPFNVAVSSNVLLLMDFHCHLTTSEVVGYLGGRWDTNTQLLTILRAFPCRTRLADRDSASAVEEEICQNLFMRGLSLVGWYHSHPRGPALPSLQDIDSQMDHQLRLQGSNNGFQPCLGIICGPYYHGNQGVASTITPFWVVPPPEQRSNDYGIPVAVEVTYVQDNFLTSDVLNEMMLLVDFYRAAPDLVQFSQYWCPDTTMMDKIKGSLSCHAPKDQAYSQILEHVYSQLNNMQ from the exons ATGCCAAATAGCG CAGGAGCTAGTGTGGCGAAGTGTACCCGTGAAATCTGCCCGGAGCTCAACCTCACAGCAGCAAGTGCCCCGAAAAAGGAGCAGCTTTTCACCGAGTTGGATTTAAAGGCGCTCTCGGACGCTTTCAGAGATATGG acTCGGAGCCACCCAGCTCTCCACAGGTggtggaggatggaggagaggaggatgaagaggagctgAGCGGAGGCGAGGAGGCAGACCTGCGCTCCAGCTCTGGCCGGGGCTCCCTGCTGACCCGGAGAGGCATCACCCTGAGGGTCCTGCTCAAGGATGGGCTTGTAGAGCCGGGAGACGGCGTGCTGGCCATCCACTACCTG GGTAAGAACTTTGTAGGAGACCTGTTGACTGATGGGAAAATAAGATGGGTGGAGACAGGCCAGATCTTCAACTCCCCAAGTGCCTGGGCGACACACTGCAAACGTCTGGTCAACCCAGCCAAGAAGTCTGGTTGTGGCTGGGCGTCTGTACGCTACCGGGGCCAGAAGCTGGTCCAGTACAAAACCACATGGCTGCACAAGTACCAACCCAGCGCAGACATG AGCCTGGTGAGCGAGGAGGATGATGacgaggatgaagaggaagggAAGACAGCTGTGCACACAGATGAGAAGAACAAGAACAGCAAACCTGGATTACACG ACATAATGGTTTCACGCagatcagacagagagagaattcCTGTCAGATACTGCACGTTGGGCACCAGAGATGCTACCAG AGATCCACACACACTGGTGGAGCTGTCGGCCTTCTCAGCCATCAACAGGTTCCAGCCTTTCAATGTAGCCGTGTCCAGTAATGTGCTTTTGTTAATG GACTTCCACTGTCACCTGACCACCAGTGAGGTGGTGGGATACCTCGGAGGCAGATGGGATACCAACACACAAC TGCTGACAATTCTGAGGGCTTTCCCATGCCGGACCAGACTGGCAGATAGAGACTCTGCGTCTGCTGTTGAGGAGGAG ATCTGTCAGAACCTGTTCATGCGCGGTCTGTCGTTAGTGGGCTGGTACCACAGTCACCCGCGAGGTCCGGCTTTACCGTCGCTGCAGGACATCGACTCCCAGATGGACCACCAGCTGAGGCTGCAGGGTTCAAACAACGGCTTCCAGCCCTGCCTGGGCATCATCTGTG GTCCATATTATCACGGCAATCAAGGTGTGGCATCCACAATAACTCCATTCTGGGTTGTACCACCACCTGAG CAGCGGTCCAATGACTATGGTATCCCAGTGGCTGTGGAGGTCACATATGTCCAGGACAACTTTCTCACCAGTGATGTTCTTAACGAGATG ATGCTGCTGGTAGACTTCTACAGGGCTGCTCCCGACCTTGTCCAGTTCAGCCAGTACTGGTGTCCCGATACGACCATGATGGACAAAATAAAG GGCTCTCTGAGTTGCCATGCTCCCAAAGACCAGGCCTACTCTCAGATCTTAGAGCACGTTTACAGTCAACTGAACAACAtgcaatga